Proteins found in one Miscanthus floridulus cultivar M001 chromosome 4, ASM1932011v1, whole genome shotgun sequence genomic segment:
- the LOC136551293 gene encoding FBD-associated F-box protein At4g10400-like, translating to MEEDAASTTAKKTKPDGIDGQGHPKIGSPAGDQSFDSIDRLPDEVLGSIISLLPTKAGARTQILSRRWRPLWRAAPLNLDAGCDLTCQDRKQILFVSKILSDHPGPARRFALPGIRLRDRYARIDGWLRSRALTGLREIDFHYEIENPQLPYPLPPSALRFAPTLCVADFGNCDFPREVAPLLKFPCLKQLSLRSVFVLEDVLHSLLCGCPVLESLLLDGNFGCGCLRINSPTLRSIGISLFCLRERGENPILLQVLIIEDAPCLERLLPLYPDEGPATIRVVRAPKLEILGLLSDGITRLDLGTTVFQKMIALSLTTLIRTVKVLALDTWGPNLDSIVDLLKCFPCLQKLYIMSHLQNGRKNKWSYNPLDPIECLESHLRQVVVMKYWGMRPDVDLAKFFVLNAKVLKKMVFGSDNNCSDKWMANQYRRLQLDNRASQGARFIFKRSAYSTFACNSHTHDLWKDDPFDSHFCR from the exons ATGGAGGAGGACGCGGCCAGCACCACCGCCAAGAAGACCAAACCGGATGGAATCGACGGCCAAGGACATCCGAAGATTGGCAGCCCCGCCGGCGACCAAAGCTTCGACTCCATCGATCGCCTCCCTGACGAGGTTCTTGGCAGCATCATCTCCCTCCTCCCCACCAAGGCTGGCGCCCGCACCCAGATCCTCTCCCGCCGGTGGCGCCCTCTCTGGCGCGCGGCGCCTCTCAACCTTGATGCCGGTTGCGACCTCACCTGCCAGGACCGGAAGCAAATCCTCTTCGTCTCCAAGATCCTCTCCGACCACCCGGGCCCCGCACGCCGCTTCGCCCTCCCCGGCATCCGCCTCCGCGACCGCTACGCCAGGATCGACGGCTGGTTGCGCTCCCGGGCCCTCACCGGCCTCCGGGAGATCGATTTTCACTACGAGATCGAGAACCCGCAGCTGCCCTACCCGCTACCGCCGTCCGCGTTACGCTTCGCGCCTACCCTCTGTGTTGCCGACTTTGGGAACTGCGATTTCCCAAGAGAGGTGGCGCCATTGCTCAAGTTTCCCTGCCTCAAGCAGCTCTCCTTGCGTTCCGTCTTCGTGTTGGAGGATGTTCTTCACAGCCTGCTCTGTGGTTGCCCTGTTCTTGAGAGCCTCTTGCTGGATGGGAATTTCGGCTGTGGTTGCCTCCGCATCAACTCGCCCACTCTAAGGAGCATCGGCATCAGTCTTTTTTGCTTAAGGGAGAGAGGAGAAAATCCTATCTTGCTCCAAGTTCTTATTATAGAAGATGCCCCTTGCCTTGAAAGATTGTTACCACTTTACCCAGATGAAGGTCCAGCAACAATTCGGGTCGTGCGGGCGCCAAAACTAGAGATATTGGGCCTGCTGTCCGATGGCATCACTAGACTTGATCTTGGAACCACTGTTTTTCAG AAAATGATTGCCCTAAGCTTGACAACCTTGATTCGCACTGTGAAGGTTCTGGCCCTTGACACTTGGGGGCCTAATCTGGACTCAATTGTTGACTTGCTCAAGTGTTTCCCCTGCTTGCAGAAGCTGTATATCATG TCTCACCTACAGAACGGTAGGAAAAACAAATGGAGCTATAATCCACTGGATCCAATTGAATGCCTTGAGTCTCATCTTAGACAAGTGGTCGTGATGAAGTACTGGGGCATGAGACCTGATGTTGACCTTGCCAAGTTCTTTGTTTTGAATGCAAAAGTCCTAAAGAAAATGGTATTTGGATCCGATAACAACTGCAGTGATAAGTGGATGGCTAATCAATACAGACGGCTTCAACTGGACAACAGAGCTTCTCAAGGTGCTCGATTTATATTCAAAAGAAGTGCTTATTCAACATTCGCATGCAATAGCCACACACACGATTTGTGGAAGGATGATCCCTTTGACAGCCACTTCTGCAGATGA